From a region of the Haematobia irritans isolate KBUSLIRL chromosome 4, ASM5000362v1, whole genome shotgun sequence genome:
- the LOC142235551 gene encoding uncharacterized protein LOC142235551 gives MPVNTFARFIRAADAVVKFGTRVSSLKEENLDVYSLRAQVEEAKSLWEKVKERYEECLDDLQEDSDKGKVESADGKYEATYDAYIRVVSSIERKIDGLKAVPRASTPIQQADVADISARSGNVDVSGNSLLLGVDHGAVHSLALPPCDIEVFDGDFQSWPTFRDLFTAVYVKNSRLSDIERLCHLLKKTSGDAREVVRRFPLTDRSFELAWRTLKETYDNLRILVSNQLKLLFDLPVLDTETSSGLKNLQRGINACISAMAVNNVPTNDWDPILIYLCVQRLPKISVTLWEQGISDKSALSSWVDMDRFLTERIQTLTCLRDLKGIDASKKTDGRKLRTHFTNAAPKSSPSRSRNSQYTSHSSRDSVDKMCVLCPRQSHHLRVCPRFRNLSVNDRLTAVKRYRCCFNCLSRRHDVNNCATSRSCEKCQGRHHTLLHRDSYHSTNVATTSSTVSAARPTDSSGLIDPQPSTSSGIVSGTSARQVFHVSQNRSVLLGTAMVNIVHQGMTYPARALIDPASEASFITEKMQKLLRISITSATSSISGVNQSVSITSRGICPLSIGSPIDESVLVEATALVLPKISGNLPSFQVSRNYMSRLPNLRLADPNLFDSRPVDLLLGADVYPRIILQGVRSGILGSLIAQQTVFGWLITGSIPTSSVTVFSTTVEFMEEDGLDKTLLRFWELEDLPRRAICSPADKFCEENFKNTTYRDSDGRYVVTLPIKPELKGQVLLGHSRTSCLKQFIRGEASLLRKPETKLMYDGVIKEYLDLQHMRPVSSTSPADQTVCYLPHHPVINPDKLTSKLRVVFNASHKTSNGKSLNDILYVGPTLQLELVHLILRWRFFRYVFNCDITQMYRQIRVNSAHTSLQRIVFRDSPQKDVQDYELQTVTFGVNCAPYLAIRTLLQLADDSEDDYPHAAHILRRCMYVDDVLTGYHDVDTAVESRDQLIRVLSSAKFELRKWTSNELAILESLPADHLVDAKLLEFVEASSSKPLGIRWNAQLDLFYFEMKPIERKSRFTKREVLSAIARLFDPVGWLGPVIIVAKIIMQQVWLDKIGWDESLPLQTERQWRKFVETYQDVNHVRIPRWVNYSTDCEVELHVFSDASEKAYAGVVYVRVVTPQGQIFTHLLSCKTKVAPIKSISLPRLELCGAVLASELYKSIARELDIEFRRVYCWTDSTIVRSWLRKTPSTWSTFVANRVCRIQENTGGQNWYHVRSEDNPADLGSRGVSPAELAVSSLWWHGPEWLCSDSSQWDINDFTPLETDVEVRAVKTHASFFTNYEDILERFSSLDRALRVIAYIFRFYHRTHYSHASRNVYHDTTLTATELKAVRLRLAVLSQRAHYPDECRFLMEKKPLGSWSSLLSLNPFLDEEGVMRLNGRLSRCPTLSYSERHPIIVPYNSRFARLLVKYVHDISIHGGNQLVLRLIRIEYWIPRLTSLIRSTINRCKRCLLDRKKSCTQIMAALPPERTVLTRPFTTTGVDFAGPFEIKSFIGRACKITKGYVCVFVCFSTKAIHLEATSDLSTTTFLAAFHRFISRRGCPKTIFSDNGTNFVGASREMEKDLRCVFKEGRDKVCSAYQFQQLSWQFIPAGAPHMGGLWEAAVKSFKTHFRKHASGFKYTFEEFSTVLSRIEACLNSRTLCPMSESSQELVALTPGHFLVGSPILAPPEQLEEESPLHLVHRFRKMKALSQQFCLRWKDEYLKGLQKRYKWKFPQRDIEVGDLVVIRDEQLPPTSWKLGRVDDVHPGSDGRVRVADVRTANGVVRRPVVKLVILTE, from the coding sequence atgccAGTTAATACATTCGCGCGATTCATTAGAGCCGCTGATGCGGTTGTGAAGTTTGGGACACGGGTTAGCTCTTTGAAGGAGGAGAATTTAGATGTTTATTCTCTAAGGGCTCAGGTCGAAGAGGCGAAATCACTCTGGGAGAAAGTGAAAGAGAGGTATGAGGAGTGTTTAGACGATCTTCAGGAGGATTCAGATAAGGGAAAGGTAGAATCTGCTGACGGCAAGTATGAGGCAACTTATGATGCCTATATTCGTGTTGTTTCCTCTATCGAAAGGAAAATAGACGGTCTAAAAGCCGTTCCTAGGGCGTCAACTCCTATACAGCAGGCCGATGTGGCGGATATTTCTGCTCGTTCTGGTAATGTGGATGTATCGGGAAATTCTCTTTTGTTAGGTGTTGACCATGGTGCGGTCCATAGTTTGGCTTTACCACCATGCGATATTGAGGTTTTCGATGGTGACTTTCAGTCTTGGCCAACATTTAGGGATTTGTTTACTGctgtttatgtaaaaaattcccGTCTGAGTGATATTGAGCGCTTGTGTCATTTGCTCAAAAAGACTAGTGGCGACGCCCGTGAAGTTGTAAGAAGATTTCCTCTCACTGATAGGAGTTTCGAGTTAGCTTGGAGGACGTTAAAGGAAACTTATGACAACTTGAGAATTTTAGTCAGCAATCAGTTGAAACTACTTTTTGACCTTCCGGTCTTAGACACTGAGACAAGTTCTGGGTTGAAGAACTTGCAGCGTGGTATAAATGCATGTATTTCGGCGATGGCTGTGAATAACGTTCCTACGAACGATTGGGAtccgattttgatatatttgtgtGTGCAACGTCTACCGAAGATTAGTGTTACTTTGTGGGAACAGGGTATAAGTGATAAGTCTGCGTTGTCGTCTTGGGTGGACATGGATCGTTTTCTTACGGAAAGGATTCAGACACTCACGTGTCTCCGCGATTTGAAGGGTATCGATGCTTCGAAGAAAACTGATGGCAGGAAACTGCGAACGCATTTTACGAATGCAGCTCCGAAATCTTCGCCATCTAGGTCGCGTAATTCGCAATACACTTCTCATTCTTCTAGAGATTCCGTCGATAAGATGTGTGTTCTTTGTCCACGACAAAGCCATCATCTTCGTGTTTGTCCGAGATTTAGGAATCTTTCTGTGAATGATCGGTTGACTGCAGTGAAACGGTACCGCTGTTGTTTCAATTGTCTATCTCGTAGACATGACGTTAACAACTGTGCTACATCTCGCAGTTGTGAGAAGTGTCAAGGAAGGCATCATACTTTGCTTCATCGAGATTCTTACCATTCTACGAATGTGGCGACTACGTCCTCGACAGTTTCGGCCGCTCGTCCTACGGATTCTAGCGGTTTGATTGATCCGCAGCCTTCCACTTCGTCTGGAATTGTGTCTGGCACTTCGGCCAGGCAAGTATTTCATGTTTCCCAGAACAGGTCGGTACTATTAGGGACGGCTATGGTGAACATCGTTCATCAGGGTATGACGTACCCAGCTCGGGCTCTTATTGACCCAGCATCGGAAGCCTCCTTTATTACcgaaaaaatgcaaaagttgCTTAGGATTTCGATAACGAGTGCGACGTCTTCGATATCGGGCGTGAATCAATCGGTTTCGATAACTTCTCGCGGTATTTGCCCTCTGAGTATAGGGTCACCAATAGATGAATCGGTCTTGGTAGAGGCGACTGCGTTGGTCCTGCCTAAGATTTCTGGGAATTTACCGTCTTTCCAAGTGAGTCGGAATTATATGTCACGTTTGCCTAATTTACGTTTAGCTGATCCTAATCTGTTCGATAGTCGTCCGGTTGATCTATTGTTGGGGGCAGACGTGTATCCCAGAATTATATTACAGGGGGTTCGCTCCGGCATTTTAGGTTCGTTGATTGCTCAACAGACAGTCTTCGGTTGGCTCATTACTGGTTCAATTCCCACTTCCAGTGTGACAGTTTTTTCAACGACTGTTGAATTTATGGAAGAAGATGGTCTTGACAAGACTCTTCTTCGGTTTTGGGAATTAGAGGACTTACCAAGACGGGCAATTTGTTCTCCCGCagataaattttgtgaagaaaattttaagaataccaCATATAGGGATTCCGATGGAAGATACGTAGTGACTCTTCCGATAAAACCCGAATTAAAGGGACAAGTTTTGCTTGGACATTCGCGGACAAGTTGTTTGAAGCAGTTTATTCGTGGTGAGGCTTCGCTTTTACGAAAGCCTGAAACAAAATTAATGTATGACGGGGTGATTAAAGAATATTTGGACTTGCAACATATGAGACCAGTGTCGTCGACTTCTCCTGCAGATCAAACTGTGTGTTATTTGCCACACCACCCGGTGATCAATCCGGACAAATTGACGTCCAAACTTCGAGTTGTCTTTAATGCTTCGCATAAGACCTCAAATGGTAAAAGTCTGAACGACATTCTTTATGTGGGACCCACATTACAATTGGAATTGGTTCATTTGATTTTGAGGTGGAGATTTTTCAGATATGTTTTTAATTGCGACATCACACAGATGTAccgccaaattagggtaaattcGGCCCATACTTCTCTGCAGCGAATTGTCTTTAGGGACTCCCCACAAAAAGATGTACAAGACTATGAGCTGCAGACCGTGACATTTGGAGTGAATTGTGCTCCCTATTTAGCCATACGGACGTTATTGCAATTGGCCGATGACTCCGAAGATGACTATCCCCACGCGGCACATATTCTACGAAGGTGCATGTACGTGGATGATGTTTTGACAGGATACCATGACGTGGATACTGCTGTTGAATCTAGGGACCAATTGATTAGAGTACTATCATCGGCAAAGTTTGAACTGAGGAAGTGGACTTCTAATGAGCTAGCCATTTTAGAATCGCTTCCGGCTGACCATTTGGTTGACGCCAAATTACTGGAGTTTGTTGAGGCCAGTAGTTCGAAACCGTTGGGCATTAGGTGGAATGCGCAGTTggacttattttattttgagatgAAACCGATTGAGCGGAAATCTCGGTTTACGAAGAGGGAGGTTTTATCGGCTATAGCTAGGCTATTTGACCCTGTAGGCTGGCTGGGGCCAGTTATTATAGTGGCGAAGATAATTATGCAACAGGTTTGGTTGGATAAGATAGGATGGGACGAGTCTCTTCCGTTACAAACTGAGCGACAATGGCGAAAGTTTGTCGAGACCTATCAGGATGTGAATCACGTTCGTATTCCTCGATGGGTCAATTACTCCACAGACTGTGAAgtagaattacatgttttttccgACGCCTCGGAAAAAGCATACGCGGGGGTAGTATATGTTCGTGTGGTTACGCCGCAGGGACAAATCTTCACCCATTTGCTATCTTGTAAGACTAAGGTAGCCCCCATCAAATCTATATCTTTGCCACGATTGGAGCTTTGTGGGGCAGTTTTGGCCTCCGAACTTTACAAGTCTATAGCCAGGGAGCTAGATATTGAGTTTCGCCGTGTTTATTGTTGGACGGATTCTACGATCGTCCGCTCTTGGCTTCGAAAGACGCCATCTACGTGGTCTACTTTCGTTGCGAATCGCGTATGTAGGATTCAGGAGAATACTGGGGGACAGAATTGGTACCATGTTCGCTCTGAGGACAATCCGGCCGACTTGGGAAGTCGCGGAGTGTCGCCTGCAGAGTTGGCGGTTTCGTCGCTTTGGTGGCATGGACCAGAGTGGCTCTGCTCAGATAGTTCTCAGTGGGATATAAATGATTTCACCCCTCTTGAGACTGACGTTGAGGTACGGGCGGTCAAGACTCACGCATCGTTTTTTACGAACTATGAGGACATTTTAGAGAGATTTTCTTCGTTAGATAGGGCTCTACGAGTCATCGCATATATATTTAGGTTTTATCACAGGACCCATTATTCACATGCTAGTCGAAATGTGTATCACGACACGACGTTGACGGCAACCGAATTAAAGGCAGTGAGATTACGTCTAGCTGTTCTTTCTCAAAGGGCTCATTATCCGGATGAGTGCCGTTTTTTGATGGAAAAGAAACCGTTAGGTTCCTGGAGCTCGCTGTTGTCATTGAATCCATTCCTGGATGAGGAGGGGGTTATGAGGTTGAATGGTCGTTTGAGTAGGTGTCCTACCCTGTCGTATAGTGAGCGACATCCAATTATAGTGCCGTATAATAGTAGATTCGCTAGGTTACTAGTGAAATATGTTCACGACATATCTATTCACGGAGGGAACCAGTTGGTTCTACGTCTTATTCGGATTGAGTATTGGATTCCTCGTTTAACATCTTTGATTAGATCGACTATTAACCGGTGTAAACGGTGTCTGTTGGATAGGAAGAAGTCTTGTACGCAGATCATGGCGGCTCTCCCACCGGAGAGAACTGTACTTACCAGACCGTTTACTACGACTGGCGTTGATTTTGCGGGGCCTTTCGAAATTAAGTCATTTATAGGGCGCGCATGTAAGATAACAAAGGGTTATGTTTGCGTTTTTGTATGCTTTTCGACGAAGGCCATACACTTGGAAGCCACATCAGACTTGTCTACGACAACGTTTCTGGCCGCTTTTCACAGATTTATATCTCGACGCGGTTGTCCCAAGACCATTTTTTCGgataatggtacaaattttgtaGGCGCTTCACGCGAAATggaaaaggatttgagatgtgtTTTTAAAGAAGGACGTGATAAGGTGTGTTCCGCATACCAGTTTCAGCAGCTTTCCTGGCAGTTTATCCCTGCCGGGGCGCCACATATGGGTGGTCTCTGGGAAGCTGCTGTCAAAAGCTTCAAGACGCATTTTAGGAAACATGCATCTGGATTCAAATATAcatttgaagagttttcgacTGTTCTTTCGAGAATTGAGGCTTGTTTAAATTCTAGGACGTTGTGCCCGATGAGTGAAAGTTCTCAAGAGTTGGTGGCACTTACGCCTggccattttttggtaggatcTCCGATCTTGGCGCCTCCTGAACAGTTAGAGGAGGAATCACCACTTCATTTGGTGCATCGATTTAGGAAAATGAAGGCGCTGTCGCAACAGTTCTGCTTACGGTGGAAAGATGAATATTTGAAAGGCTTACAGAAAAGGTATAAATGGAAATTTCCGCAGCGTGATATCGAAGTAGGGGACTTGGTAGTAATTCGTGATGAGCAATTGCCTCCTACATCGTGGAAATTAGGTCGTGTGGATGACGTCCACCCAGGATCTGACGGTCGCGTTAGAGTTGCAGACGTGAGAACGGCAAACGGTGTTGTAAGACGACCGGTGGTAAAATTGGTCATACTGACCGAATAG